In one window of Lewinella sp. 4G2 DNA:
- the tsaE gene encoding tRNA (adenosine(37)-N6)-threonylcarbamoyltransferase complex ATPase subunit type 1 TsaE — translation MQYTLNDLPTIAKSLLDRYPAGTIYTLEGNLGAGKTTLVAEMARQLGVTEPTSSPTFSIVNEYAAADGPIYHLDAYRLGDVEEALAAGIEETVHADAVAIFIEWPAVLEPLLPPGVVHLRLEHAADGQSRTLTITTDQ, via the coding sequence ATGCAGTACACGCTGAATGACCTCCCCACCATCGCCAAAAGCCTGCTCGATCGGTACCCGGCCGGGACCATCTACACCCTGGAGGGGAACCTCGGGGCGGGCAAGACAACCCTGGTGGCGGAAATGGCGCGGCAACTGGGGGTGACGGAGCCGACCTCGAGCCCCACCTTCAGCATCGTGAACGAATACGCCGCCGCCGACGGGCCGATCTACCACCTGGATGCCTACCGCTTGGGGGACGTGGAGGAAGCCCTGGCCGCCGGTATCGAGGAAACGGTGCACGCGGACGCCGTGGCGATCTTCATCGAATGGCCGGCCGTGTTAGAACCTCTCCTGCCTCCGGGCGTTGTCCACTTACGCCTGGAGCACGCGGCGGACGGACAGTCGCGCACGCTCACCATCACGACCGACCAGTAA
- a CDS encoding T9SS type A sorting domain-containing protein, which translates to MKNAYLLFAFLLASAFAGDLFAQDYEIRARTAGPGLVAVDVRFVGAGPNPMAVTDALLDFTVDLRYPAAAGLDYVSLDNTGGYGIQRASVEQVDGDDEFVGFALSVAPVFLLADWERDEWIEIFTATFDGDASPDEIVAIGALGSNPFNANIPNLNMSGPDFTPAIVGSANLPVELADFAVARVGAASATLNWTTEREENTSHFEVERSTNTQDWTVIATVDANGNSETALDYLAYDKDIALPVRNAGTVFYRLHIIDFDGHTEYSPVKTIAFEPMATSLTVYPNPTTDLVTVQTAEELVSVTLLDQQGRQLTTTNLNQLDLSGFPVGAYGLRIETVGGVETRVVVRGR; encoded by the coding sequence ATGAAAAACGCTTACCTACTTTTTGCTTTTCTCCTGGCCAGTGCCTTTGCTGGTGATCTGTTCGCCCAGGATTACGAGATCCGCGCCCGCACGGCCGGCCCCGGCCTGGTTGCCGTTGACGTTCGCTTCGTCGGCGCCGGCCCCAACCCCATGGCGGTGACGGATGCCCTGTTGGACTTCACCGTGGACCTCCGCTACCCCGCTGCGGCTGGCCTGGATTACGTTTCTCTCGATAATACCGGTGGCTACGGCATCCAGCGCGCCAGCGTAGAACAGGTGGATGGTGACGATGAGTTCGTCGGTTTCGCCCTCAGCGTAGCCCCCGTATTTCTGCTCGCCGACTGGGAGCGGGATGAGTGGATCGAGATCTTCACGGCCACTTTTGACGGCGACGCCAGCCCCGACGAGATCGTGGCGATCGGTGCGCTGGGGTCTAACCCCTTCAACGCAAACATCCCGAATCTTAACATGTCTGGCCCCGACTTCACGCCAGCCATCGTTGGCTCGGCCAACCTGCCCGTGGAACTGGCGGACTTCGCCGTTGCCCGCGTCGGTGCCGCCTCCGCTACCCTGAACTGGACGACGGAGCGCGAGGAGAACACCTCCCACTTCGAAGTAGAACGGAGCACCAATACGCAAGACTGGACCGTCATCGCCACCGTTGATGCGAATGGCAATAGCGAAACCGCGCTCGACTACCTCGCTTACGATAAAGACATTGCCCTGCCCGTGCGCAACGCCGGGACCGTTTTCTACCGCCTCCACATTATTGACTTCGATGGACATACGGAATACTCACCCGTCAAAACAATTGCCTTTGAACCCATGGCCACCAGCCTGACCGTTTACCCCAACCCGACTACGGATCTCGTCACCGTACAGACGGCGGAGGAATTGGTCTCGGTTACGCTACTGGACCAACAGGGCCGGCAGCTTACGACGACTAACTTGAATCAGCTTGACCTGAGTGGCTTCCCGGTGGGGGCTTACGGGTTGCGGATTGAGACGGTTGGTGGGGTTGAGACGCGGGTTGTTGTGCGGGGGCGGTAG
- a CDS encoding alanine dehydrogenase → MSSTDKAPDRPKVSLPDELTGGYGQTQTETLAVETKREALFIGIPKEITLQERRVALVPSGVNRLTSRGHRVLVQTGAGTASNFTDHHYSEEGGEIAHSAREVYTKAKVILKVAPPTLEEIDMMQPGTVLISPLQLPIISAEYLYRLKAKRIIAIAMEYLQDDSGCYPIVRIMSEMAGITAVQMAAELLSGKGDGPGVLLGGVSGVPSAKIVILGGGVVAEYATRTALGMGAEVKIFDDNIHKLMRLQNSVGRQLYTSAFNPTYLRRELLTAEVAIGAIHAEDGRTPVVVSEDMVRAMRPGSVIIDVSIDQGGCFATSKLTSMDRPTFVRHDVTHCCIPNIASRVGRTASIAVSNLIVPMLLKADGAASIEEYIMHNKGMRHGVYTFKGCLTNSYLGRRFEMRSTDIGLLMTSSM, encoded by the coding sequence ATGAGCAGCACCGATAAAGCGCCGGACCGCCCCAAAGTCTCCCTCCCCGACGAACTGACGGGCGGCTACGGGCAAACCCAAACCGAAACCCTGGCCGTGGAAACGAAACGGGAGGCGCTCTTCATCGGTATCCCAAAAGAAATTACGCTGCAGGAACGCCGCGTCGCCCTCGTACCCAGCGGCGTGAACCGGTTGACGAGCCGGGGGCACCGCGTCCTCGTTCAGACCGGCGCCGGCACGGCGAGCAACTTTACCGACCACCACTACAGCGAAGAAGGTGGCGAAATTGCCCACTCCGCCCGCGAGGTCTACACCAAGGCGAAGGTGATCCTGAAAGTAGCGCCGCCCACCCTCGAGGAGATCGACATGATGCAACCGGGGACGGTCCTGATCTCCCCCCTCCAGCTACCGATCATCTCGGCGGAGTACCTCTACCGCCTTAAGGCCAAGCGCATCATCGCCATCGCGATGGAGTACCTGCAGGACGACAGTGGTTGCTACCCGATCGTCCGCATCATGAGCGAAATGGCGGGCATCACGGCCGTACAGATGGCGGCCGAACTGCTGAGTGGCAAGGGCGATGGACCCGGCGTCCTCCTCGGCGGCGTCTCCGGCGTACCGAGCGCAAAAATCGTGATCCTCGGCGGCGGCGTCGTGGCCGAATACGCGACCCGCACCGCCCTCGGCATGGGTGCCGAAGTAAAGATCTTCGACGATAACATCCACAAACTGATGCGCCTACAGAATAGCGTGGGTCGCCAACTCTACACGAGCGCCTTCAACCCGACTTACCTGCGGCGGGAGCTCCTCACGGCCGAAGTCGCCATCGGTGCCATCCACGCTGAGGACGGGCGCACGCCGGTGGTCGTCAGTGAAGACATGGTCCGTGCCATGCGCCCCGGCTCGGTCATCATAGACGTGAGCATCGACCAGGGCGGCTGCTTCGCCACCAGCAAACTGACGAGCATGGACCGCCCGACGTTCGTCCGCCACGACGTTACCCATTGCTGCATCCCCAACATCGCCAGCCGCGTGGGCCGCACGGCGAGCATCGCGGTGAGTAACCTGATCGTCCCCATGCTCCTCAAAGCGGATGGCGCCGCTTCCATCGAGGAGTACATCATGCACAACAAGGGCATGCGCCACGGCGTGTACACCTTCAAAGGCTGCCTGACGAATAGCTATTTGGGCAGGCGGTTTGAGATGCGGTCGACGGATATTGGGTTGTTGATGACTTCTAGTATGTGA
- a CDS encoding response regulator transcription factor encodes MSETNTPPAPKLLLVEDDQNFGNVLRDFLANVHDFDVTLATDGLAGFEAYRKGTWDLCIFDVMMPRLSGFELAKKVRENDTQTPIIFLTAKAMKEDILNGFEIGADDYITKPFNSDELLARINVILRRSATPVDPKEEQTEFEFGQFHFNFPLRILTHTNAKGEESKEKLSPKEAQLLRLFAIHKNNVLSRSEALTKIWGEDNYFTARSMDVFVTKLRKYMKPDEQIEIVNIHGNGFQLLIKGEGASA; translated from the coding sequence ATGTCCGAAACCAATACTCCACCCGCTCCCAAACTCCTCCTCGTCGAAGACGACCAGAACTTCGGTAACGTGCTGCGCGACTTCCTCGCCAACGTCCACGATTTTGACGTGACGCTCGCCACCGACGGCCTGGCCGGCTTCGAAGCCTACCGCAAGGGCACCTGGGATCTCTGCATTTTTGACGTCATGATGCCCCGCCTCAGTGGCTTCGAACTGGCCAAGAAAGTCAGGGAGAACGATACCCAAACGCCCATCATTTTCCTCACGGCGAAGGCCATGAAGGAAGACATCCTCAACGGTTTCGAGATCGGGGCGGACGATTACATCACTAAGCCGTTCAACAGCGATGAGTTGCTGGCCCGCATCAACGTCATCCTCCGCCGTTCAGCGACGCCCGTGGACCCGAAGGAAGAGCAGACCGAATTCGAATTTGGACAGTTCCACTTCAACTTTCCGCTGCGTATCCTCACGCACACCAACGCGAAGGGGGAAGAGAGCAAGGAAAAACTTTCGCCCAAGGAAGCCCAGTTACTGCGCTTGTTTGCGATCCACAAGAACAACGTTCTGAGCCGCAGCGAGGCCCTCACCAAAATTTGGGGTGAGGATAACTACTTCACGGCTAGATCAATGGACGTATTCGTCACCAAACTCCGCAAATACATGAAGCCGGACGAGCAGATCGAGATCGTCAACATCCACGGCAATGGCTTCCAATTGCTCATCAAGGGCGAGGGTGCCAGCGCCTAA
- a CDS encoding D-alanyl-D-alanine carboxypeptidase/D-alanyl-D-alanine-endopeptidase — protein sequence MPTNFTCLFRPVLICCLFLWALPRVQSQGASNAGLTSKQTDKLYELVDENAIFREGHTGFSLYDVASSQRLYDYNADRLFVPASNVKLLTFYVANRVLGNRAPAVFYQTYQDHYEMWGTGYPLTLHPQFLTEDLLTPWLRSLGKPFTLHYPGGKDALPRYGAGWSWDDYNGTYVYERSTLPLFGNRLYVEKQEVEGTGQTVIFSSPPSALNQLRPVADQKQRIFRQEYGNVFDVRPDYLPNSYPLQRPMVLSPYWMVEELKAAAPGLDATPGFKPIPPRRELNTFEVTLPDTVYRRFLQQSDNYLAEQILLLSAAQRYGRPDEELIIDYARDTLLPALGITNIRWVDGSGLSRYNLLTPRQLTRLVMALDQEVGRERLTQLLPEGGTSGTLKRRFDGASQPYVWAKTGTLSGVTCVSGLLKTKKGRWLAFSFMHNNYVGGSRGYYEEMEKTLGWCYERL from the coding sequence GTGCCAACAAATTTTACCTGCCTTTTTCGTCCTGTTCTGATCTGCTGCCTTTTCCTGTGGGCGCTGCCGCGGGTGCAGAGTCAGGGGGCAAGTAATGCGGGATTAACCTCCAAGCAAACGGACAAACTCTACGAGCTGGTGGACGAGAACGCCATCTTTCGGGAAGGGCACACCGGCTTCAGTCTGTACGACGTAGCGAGTTCCCAACGGCTCTACGATTACAATGCGGACCGCCTGTTCGTCCCGGCCAGTAACGTGAAGTTGCTCACCTTCTACGTCGCCAACCGGGTGTTGGGGAACCGGGCGCCGGCGGTATTCTATCAAACCTATCAGGACCACTACGAGATGTGGGGAACCGGGTACCCCCTCACCCTTCACCCCCAGTTTTTAACGGAAGACCTACTCACGCCGTGGTTGCGGAGTCTGGGCAAACCCTTTACCCTGCACTACCCCGGCGGAAAGGACGCCCTGCCCCGCTACGGCGCCGGCTGGAGTTGGGACGACTACAACGGAACCTACGTCTACGAACGCTCCACCCTTCCGCTCTTCGGGAACCGCCTCTACGTGGAAAAGCAAGAAGTGGAGGGGACGGGCCAAACGGTCATCTTCAGTTCCCCGCCCAGCGCGCTGAACCAGCTCCGGCCCGTGGCCGACCAGAAGCAGCGGATCTTCCGCCAGGAGTACGGTAATGTCTTCGACGTCCGGCCCGACTACCTTCCCAATTCTTACCCCTTGCAACGGCCGATGGTCCTTTCTCCCTACTGGATGGTGGAGGAGTTGAAAGCGGCGGCTCCCGGTTTGGACGCTACCCCTGGGTTCAAGCCCATTCCTCCGCGGCGCGAGCTCAATACTTTTGAGGTGACGCTGCCCGATACCGTCTACCGCCGTTTCCTGCAGCAGAGTGATAACTATTTGGCCGAGCAGATCCTCCTACTCAGCGCCGCCCAACGCTACGGACGGCCGGACGAAGAACTCATCATCGATTACGCGCGGGATACCCTCCTTCCGGCCCTCGGCATTACCAATATCCGTTGGGTGGACGGTAGTGGCTTGAGCCGGTACAACCTCCTCACCCCACGGCAACTCACCCGCCTCGTCATGGCCCTCGACCAGGAGGTGGGGCGGGAGCGGCTCACCCAACTCCTCCCCGAAGGCGGTACCAGTGGTACCCTGAAACGCCGTTTTGATGGCGCCTCCCAACCCTACGTCTGGGCGAAGACGGGCACCCTCAGCGGGGTCACCTGCGTCAGCGGCTTATTGAAAACGAAGAAGGGCCGGTGGCTGGCCTTTAGCTTTATGCACAATAATTACGTGGGGGGCTCGCGGGGGTATTACGAGGAAATGGAGAAGACGTTGGGGTGGTGTTATGAGCGGTTGTAG
- a CDS encoding TRAP transporter large permease, with product MILVLLLTFAVCILLRFPIAFSLGLSCLLYLIATGTPLIVMPMKMYSGIDVFVLLSIPGFIMAGNLMNSGGLTEKIIAFCNHLVGHIRGGLALANIAASMLFAGISGTAISDTASIGSVMIPAMKREGYDADFACAVTAASSTVGPIIPPSVSMIIAATLTGLSVGKLFLAGAIPGFLLGVSLLGYTYYISRKRQYPKHERSSLAEVGRGFIDTFWALLLTVIILYGIIGGLFTPTEASIVAVLYALVVGVFVYRKLTFRRAFVVFLDSMKTSASLMVLIGFANLFGYILITEQLPQVVSGQILSFTDNPYVVLLLINLLLIFVGTFMETIAALLILFPILLKVALAVGIDPIHFSVIALLNLMIGLTTPPLGVCLFVAAGIGKVSIGAVSRAGFPFLLVSLVVLALVTLFPGISLFLPELFLGE from the coding sequence ATGATCTTAGTGTTACTCCTCACCTTCGCCGTCTGCATCCTGCTGCGTTTCCCGATCGCTTTTTCGCTCGGGCTTTCCTGCCTGTTGTACCTAATCGCGACGGGCACGCCGCTCATCGTGATGCCGATGAAGATGTACTCCGGGATCGACGTGTTCGTACTGCTGAGCATCCCCGGCTTCATCATGGCCGGTAACCTGATGAACAGTGGCGGGCTTACGGAGAAGATCATCGCTTTTTGTAACCACCTCGTGGGGCACATCCGCGGTGGGCTGGCGCTGGCCAACATTGCCGCTTCCATGCTCTTTGCCGGGATTTCCGGGACGGCCATTTCCGATACGGCCAGCATCGGTTCGGTGATGATCCCGGCCATGAAACGGGAGGGGTACGACGCGGATTTTGCCTGCGCGGTGACGGCGGCTTCCTCCACCGTGGGGCCGATCATCCCACCGAGCGTATCGATGATCATTGCGGCGACGCTGACGGGCCTTTCCGTCGGGAAACTCTTTCTGGCGGGGGCCATCCCCGGTTTCCTGCTGGGCGTGAGTTTGCTGGGCTATACCTATTACATCTCCCGCAAGCGCCAGTACCCGAAACACGAACGAAGTTCCCTCGCCGAAGTCGGCCGTGGCTTCATCGATACCTTCTGGGCCTTGCTGCTGACGGTCATCATCCTCTACGGCATCATCGGTGGCCTGTTTACCCCGACGGAGGCCTCGATCGTCGCCGTGCTGTACGCTTTGGTGGTGGGGGTATTCGTGTACCGCAAACTCACTTTCCGCCGCGCCTTCGTGGTGTTCCTGGATTCGATGAAGACCTCCGCCTCGTTAATGGTGCTCATCGGTTTCGCTAACCTGTTCGGGTATATCCTCATTACTGAGCAATTACCGCAGGTGGTGTCGGGGCAGATCCTGTCGTTTACGGATAACCCTTACGTGGTACTGCTGCTCATTAACCTGCTGCTGATTTTCGTGGGTACGTTTATGGAGACGATTGCGGCGCTGCTCATCCTCTTCCCCATTTTATTAAAGGTGGCCCTGGCGGTGGGGATTGATCCGATCCACTTCTCCGTCATCGCCCTCCTCAACCTGATGATTGGCTTGACGACGCCGCCGCTGGGCGTGTGCTTGTTCGTGGCGGCGGGTATTGGGAAGGTATCGATTGGGGCGGTGAGTCGGGCGGGTTTCCCGTTCTTGCTGGTGAGCCTGGTGGTGCTGGCGTTGGTGACGTTGTTTCCGGGGATTTCTTTGTTTTTGCCGGAGTTGTTTTTGGGGGAGTAA
- a CDS encoding thioredoxin family protein, with protein sequence MMSRLFTFLLLLTSLAATAQFASPISFETEVEHLSGNEFHLIVKALPEDGWNIYSQYTPDGGPIPTSFTWAEGDHYELIGKSLEKGHKKAGMDEMFGVDVIKFLPDEPTYFIQKVRVINYGEPIRTTIEYMCCDDEQCLPPTDEEFIFEVAPPAPDRGAITPITEPVVAPEAPSTTSPALPAPQTKPVITRPADPQPNERTATAPKVSTPAPPKPAPAAAPTPEEDEQVTEAAFTPGPTLRAAGPAASENDPVSWVFEAEPVAENEYLVRMIGTLSEGWTTYSKDVDPTVGPSPTEFFVDENDGVKLIGDVTETSATLKTKYDKAWDAKVAKIVGGQVVYEQRVDVSKADVVDGYVYYQTCDDEICFPPKEVPFQLDLSGAKAVVSIDGVAGGSGAAAGAGEEGKTAETVGLGIGVAFDADPIGACSVGEEKTVNKGLLSIFGLGFLGGLFALIMPCIFPMIPLTVSFFTKSGGTRAQGIQKAGLYGFFIFLIYVLLSAPFHLIQGLDPGLLNTIASSVPLNVAFFVVFLFFAGSFFGFYELTLPESWSNRASKAEGTGGIAGIFFMALTLALVSFSCTGPILGSLLVESLSGGAWPLTAGMAGFGVALGLPFALFAAFPGFLNSMPKSGGWLNSVKVVLGFVEVALAFKFLSNADLVGEWDFLKIEPFLAIWILCAVGIAAYLFKLISFPLDSKKRKIGIVGSVIGAGSVALAVYLAIGLTTTPETGTYRTRNLLSGIAPPVCYNFFAGCDKDLNLTPFKSLEEGLTYAKEVNKPVMLDFTGFTCVNCRKMEENVWTVDKINRYLTDEYVIVSLYTDDRSELPAEEHVEVDRLDGTGRTKLIDQVGEKWHYFQQTVFARSSQPYYVLVSPDGKTLNAPVAYTPDVDEYENFLKCGLSTYRNLESK encoded by the coding sequence ATGATGTCCAGACTATTCACGTTCCTCCTTTTACTCACCTCCCTGGCCGCTACGGCGCAATTCGCCAGCCCGATCTCCTTCGAGACGGAGGTCGAGCACCTCAGCGGCAATGAGTTCCACCTCATCGTCAAGGCGTTGCCGGAGGACGGGTGGAACATCTACAGCCAGTATACGCCCGACGGTGGGCCCATCCCGACCTCCTTCACCTGGGCGGAGGGCGACCACTACGAGCTTATCGGTAAGTCCCTCGAAAAGGGGCACAAGAAGGCGGGCATGGACGAGATGTTCGGCGTTGACGTCATCAAATTCCTGCCCGACGAACCGACTTACTTTATCCAGAAGGTGCGCGTCATCAACTACGGGGAGCCCATTCGCACGACGATTGAATACATGTGTTGCGACGACGAGCAGTGCCTCCCGCCGACGGATGAGGAGTTCATCTTTGAGGTCGCGCCACCCGCTCCTGATCGGGGCGCCATTACCCCAATTACTGAGCCCGTGGTGGCTCCGGAAGCCCCGTCCACTACGAGCCCGGCCCTGCCGGCACCCCAAACTAAGCCGGTCATTACTCGCCCCGCCGATCCCCAACCGAATGAGCGGACGGCTACGGCTCCGAAGGTATCCACGCCTGCTCCCCCTAAGCCGGCACCCGCGGCAGCGCCCACTCCGGAGGAAGACGAGCAAGTAACCGAAGCGGCGTTCACCCCCGGCCCCACCCTCCGCGCCGCCGGACCCGCTGCTTCCGAGAACGACCCCGTGAGCTGGGTTTTTGAGGCCGAGCCCGTCGCTGAAAACGAGTACCTCGTACGCATGATCGGCACCCTGAGCGAGGGCTGGACGACCTACAGCAAGGACGTGGACCCCACCGTCGGCCCCAGCCCCACCGAGTTCTTCGTAGACGAAAACGACGGTGTAAAACTCATTGGCGACGTCACCGAAACGAGCGCCACGCTCAAGACCAAATACGATAAGGCCTGGGACGCCAAAGTTGCCAAGATCGTGGGCGGCCAGGTCGTCTACGAACAGCGCGTCGACGTCAGCAAAGCGGACGTTGTGGACGGCTACGTCTACTACCAAACCTGCGACGACGAGATCTGCTTCCCGCCCAAAGAAGTACCCTTCCAACTCGATCTCTCCGGCGCCAAAGCCGTAGTCAGCATCGACGGCGTAGCAGGTGGTTCGGGCGCTGCCGCAGGTGCCGGGGAAGAGGGTAAAACAGCCGAAACCGTAGGCCTGGGGATCGGCGTCGCCTTCGATGCGGACCCCATCGGCGCCTGTAGCGTCGGCGAAGAAAAGACGGTCAACAAAGGGCTACTCAGCATCTTCGGGCTGGGCTTCCTCGGTGGACTTTTCGCCCTCATCATGCCCTGCATCTTCCCGATGATACCGCTGACGGTCAGCTTCTTCACGAAGAGTGGCGGCACGCGGGCGCAGGGGATCCAGAAGGCCGGCCTCTACGGCTTCTTCATATTCCTGATCTACGTACTGCTGAGTGCACCCTTCCACCTTATCCAAGGGCTGGACCCAGGCCTGCTGAATACGATTGCGAGTAGCGTGCCGCTGAACGTGGCCTTCTTCGTGGTCTTCCTCTTCTTCGCCGGTTCCTTCTTCGGCTTCTACGAACTGACGCTGCCGGAAAGTTGGTCCAACCGCGCCAGCAAGGCGGAGGGGACGGGCGGCATCGCCGGCATCTTCTTCATGGCCCTGACGCTGGCGTTGGTGAGTTTCAGCTGTACCGGGCCGATCCTCGGTAGCCTGCTCGTTGAATCCCTCTCCGGTGGCGCCTGGCCACTGACGGCGGGGATGGCCGGGTTCGGCGTGGCCCTGGGTCTGCCGTTCGCCCTGTTCGCCGCCTTCCCTGGTTTCCTCAACAGCATGCCGAAAAGTGGTGGCTGGTTGAATAGCGTAAAGGTCGTCCTCGGCTTCGTGGAAGTCGCCCTGGCCTTCAAATTCCTCTCCAACGCCGACTTGGTGGGCGAGTGGGACTTCCTCAAAATTGAGCCCTTCCTCGCGATCTGGATCCTGTGCGCGGTGGGCATCGCCGCCTACCTCTTCAAACTGATCAGCTTTCCACTGGACAGCAAGAAGCGCAAGATCGGCATCGTCGGTAGCGTGATCGGAGCCGGCTCCGTCGCCCTGGCCGTCTACCTGGCCATTGGCCTGACAACCACCCCCGAAACGGGTACCTACCGAACGCGGAATCTTCTCAGCGGCATCGCGCCGCCGGTCTGCTACAACTTCTTCGCCGGCTGCGATAAGGACCTCAACCTGACGCCCTTCAAATCCCTCGAAGAAGGCCTGACCTACGCCAAAGAGGTCAACAAACCCGTGATGCTCGATTTCACCGGCTTCACCTGCGTCAACTGCCGCAAAATGGAAGAGAACGTCTGGACGGTCGACAAAATCAACCGCTACCTCACCGACGAATACGTTATCGTCAGCCTCTACACCGACGACCGCTCCGAACTTCCCGCCGAAGAACACGTAGAAGTCGATCGCCTCGACGGCACCGGCCGCACCAAACTCATCGACCAGGTCGGCGAAAAATGGCACTACTTCCAGCAGACCGTTTTCGCCCGCTCCAGCCAGCCCTACTACGTCCTCGTCAGCCCCGATGGAAAGACCCTGAACGCCCCGGTCGCCTATACCCCCGACGTAGATGAGTACGAGAACTTCCTGAAGTGTGGCCTTTCTACGTACCGAAACCTAGAGTCGAAGTAA
- a CDS encoding TRAP transporter small permease, protein MRSFVKIIGTLLKWATLFSTVGFVAAILVQIFARLFLPTAPSWTEEAARVFFVLAIGCAAGPALRSGEYVQFDFFFQRMSPRWQHRLALLIDALTVVLFALFTVYAAAFTWMGWAESSPSLKFPMAIPFVGMLVLGLSVLIFAVDRLVRTIGRRPRAVEATKRTP, encoded by the coding sequence ATGAGGTCCTTCGTCAAAATTATCGGGACGCTGCTGAAGTGGGCTACCCTCTTCAGCACCGTTGGCTTCGTCGCTGCCATCCTGGTGCAGATCTTTGCGCGCCTGTTTTTGCCGACGGCGCCGTCCTGGACGGAAGAGGCCGCCCGAGTCTTCTTTGTGTTGGCCATCGGGTGCGCGGCCGGTCCGGCGCTGCGGAGTGGGGAGTACGTGCAATTCGACTTCTTCTTTCAACGGATGAGCCCGCGCTGGCAGCACCGTCTGGCCTTGTTGATCGATGCCCTGACGGTCGTGCTCTTCGCCCTCTTCACGGTGTACGCCGCCGCCTTCACCTGGATGGGCTGGGCGGAAAGCTCGCCGAGCCTGAAGTTTCCGATGGCCATCCCGTTCGTGGGGATGCTCGTCCTGGGCCTCTCCGTCCTCATTTTTGCGGTAGACCGGCTCGTCCGGACAATTGGTAGGCGGCCCCGGGCGGTGGAGGCCACAAAGCGGACGCCATGA
- a CDS encoding TRAP transporter substrate-binding protein, producing the protein MRALSILFMCLTLGGAWSCKPAGEAEITLRASILVAEDHTWYQALRFFGDELEERSGGRMQLQIYPSEQLAKEIEAIRMIQAGVIDMTTTSALLSNWTEIMTFCEMPFLMDSMEDVDAMLNGPVGARIRSEMVTKTGLRPVAYFQAGARHLTSNRPIKHPDDLQGLAIRIPSIPAFVTAWDALGAKTTPIAFSEVFTSLQQGVINAQENPLPLTKMLAIYEVQDYLNLTSHVFGWTYPVIGEKQFQAMPADLQEIFLECAAEMQTYERKLFLKNDALVRAELEAKGMTFVEVDREAFKQKHGLAIYNTLSPEMQAVYRSLKDTL; encoded by the coding sequence ATGCGTGCCTTATCCATTTTATTTATGTGCCTCACCCTCGGCGGAGCCTGGTCCTGCAAGCCGGCGGGGGAGGCGGAGATCACGTTGCGGGCGAGTATCCTGGTGGCCGAGGACCACACCTGGTACCAGGCCCTGCGCTTCTTTGGGGATGAGCTGGAGGAGCGGTCCGGCGGGCGGATGCAGTTGCAGATCTACCCGTCCGAGCAATTGGCGAAGGAGATCGAGGCCATCCGGATGATCCAGGCGGGGGTGATCGATATGACGACGACGAGCGCCCTGCTCAGCAACTGGACGGAGATCATGACCTTCTGCGAAATGCCCTTCCTGATGGACAGTATGGAGGACGTCGACGCCATGCTGAACGGGCCAGTCGGGGCGCGGATCCGTTCCGAAATGGTGACCAAGACCGGCCTGCGGCCGGTGGCCTACTTTCAGGCCGGGGCCCGCCACCTGACGTCGAACCGGCCCATCAAACACCCGGACGACCTGCAGGGGCTGGCCATCCGCATCCCCAGCATCCCCGCTTTCGTAACGGCCTGGGACGCGCTCGGAGCCAAGACGACGCCCATCGCCTTCTCAGAAGTATTCACCTCCCTCCAGCAGGGCGTCATCAACGCCCAGGAGAACCCCCTGCCACTGACGAAGATGCTCGCCATCTACGAAGTGCAGGACTACCTGAACCTGACGAGCCACGTATTCGGTTGGACCTACCCCGTGATCGGCGAAAAGCAATTCCAGGCCATGCCGGCGGATCTGCAAGAGATCTTCCTGGAGTGCGCCGCCGAGATGCAGACCTACGAGCGGAAGTTGTTCCTGAAGAACGACGCCCTCGTCCGCGCCGAACTGGAAGCCAAGGGGATGACCTTCGTGGAGGTGGACCGCGAAGCCTTCAAACAAAAGCACGGCCTGGCTATCTACAATACCCTCTCGCCGGAGATGCAGGCCGTTTACCGTTCGCTGAAAGACACACTGTAA